The proteins below are encoded in one region of Pelmatolapia mariae isolate MD_Pm_ZW unplaced genomic scaffold, Pm_UMD_F_2 NODE_ptg000472l+_length_53464_cov_1, whole genome shotgun sequence:
- the LOC134623203 gene encoding zinc finger protein 43-like isoform X1, whose amino-acid sequence MEREVSALRRPTNLTEEREKTYSCDECGKDFAMKAKLKQHQVIRTGERPFSCDLCGKSFSLKGHLKQHQLIHSGVKAYTCDQCGRAFNRSSHLQSHLVTHSGIKAYSCDECGKEFTGKASLKQHQVIHTGERPFSCDLCGKSFSFKGYLKTHQLVHSEVKAYTCDQCGRAFNRSSHLQRHLVTHSGIKAYSCDICGKTFSQRGNRNVHLRIHTRHDVYSCEQCGKQFITHTELQQHMFNHTEGRPYKCDLCEKTFKSPHYLRRHQQIHTRKRLYKCSYCEKQSDTEGSSSQPCHHCGGGKEFRCDLCGKTFSQQATLKTHQRRHTGDKLKYCKECGRSFTTSYNLKKHELIHSGVKKHLCDQCGSSFTTAGELKTHKRVHTGEKPYKCRHCDKSFSQSGHRIKHERTHMEGNYSCDQCDKSFRILSSYSEHKRSHVTNKLFHCYQCAKTFTSLSALCKHQRDHSGLKSLPSLDHSESEETERSSGFRVRLKKLEIRLHRVQIESFKLVLN is encoded by the exons atggagcgagaagtcagcgctctcaggaggccgacaaacctcacagaagaaagagagaaaacatacagctgtgacgagtgtgggaaggattttgcTATGAAGGCTAAACTAAAACAGCATCAGGTCATCCGCACTGGAGAGAggccgttcagctgtgacttgtgtggaaagtctttttccttgAAGGGTCACCTAAAACAACACCAACttatccacagtggagttaaagcgtacacctgtgatcagtgtggcagagcttttaatCGCAGTAGCCActtacagagtcatctagttacccactctggaattaaggcatacagctgtgatgagtgtgggaaggagtTTACTGGGAAGGCATCACTAAAacagcatcaggtcatccacactggagagagaccgttcagctgtgacttgtgtggaaagtctttttccttcAAGGGTTacctaaaaacacaccaactcgtCCACAGTGAAGTTAAAGCGTacacctgtgatcagtgtggcagagcttttaatCGCAGTAGCCACTTACAGAgacatctagttacccactctggaattaaggcatacagctgtgacatctgtggaaaaactttcagccagaGAGGAAACCGAAATgtacacctacgcattcacaccagacatgatgtgtacagctgtgaACAGTGCGGCAAACAGTTTATAACTCACACAGAGTTACAACAACACATGTTTAACCACACTGAGGgacgaccttataaatgtgacctgtgtgagaagacttttaaatctccacattACCTGAGacgacaccaacagatccacaccagaaagagactctacaagtgcagttactgtgag aagcagagcgacacagaaggatccagttctcaaccctgtcatcactgtggtggtgggaaagagtttCGTTGTGAcctctgtggaaaaactttcagtcagCAAGCCACCCTAAAAAcacatcaacgtagacacactggagacaaactgaaatactgcaaagaatgtgggagaagcttcACCACATCATATAACTTAAAGAAACATGAACTGattcacagtggggttaaaaagcacctctgtgatcagtgtgggtcatccttcaccactgcaggtgagcttaaaacacacaaacgagtccacacaggagagaaaccatacaagtgcagacactgtgacaaaagcttctcacaatcAGGTCATCGTATCAAgcatgaacgtacacacatggaaggaaactacagctgtgaccagtgtgacaagagcttcaggattctcagttcatactctgaacacaaacgatcccacgttactaataaactgtttcactgttaccaatgtgccaaaacattcacctcattgtctgctctgtgcaaacatcagcgtgatcactcagggctgaaatcactcccatcactggatcacagtgaatctgaagagacagaaagatcctctggTTTCAGAGTCAGACTCAAAaagcttgagatcaggctccacagagttcagatagaATCATTTAAACTTGTGTTGAACTGA
- the LOC134623203 gene encoding zinc finger protein 43-like isoform X2, translating into MEREVSALRRPTNLTEEREKTYSCDECGKDFAMKAKLKQHQVIRTGERPFSCDLCGKSFSLKGHLKQHQLIHSGVKAYTCDQCGRAFNRSSHLQSHLVTHSGIKAYSCDECGKEFTGKASLKQHQVIHTGERPFSCDLCGKSFSFKGYLKTHQLVHSEVKAYTCDQCGRAFNRSSHLQRHLVTHSGIKAYSCDICGKTFSQRGNRNVHLRIHTRHDVYSCEQCGKQFITHTELQQHMFNHTEGRPYKCDLCEKTFKSPHYLRRHQQIHTRKRLYKCSYCEQSDTEGSSSQPCHHCGGGKEFRCDLCGKTFSQQATLKTHQRRHTGDKLKYCKECGRSFTTSYNLKKHELIHSGVKKHLCDQCGSSFTTAGELKTHKRVHTGEKPYKCRHCDKSFSQSGHRIKHERTHMEGNYSCDQCDKSFRILSSYSEHKRSHVTNKLFHCYQCAKTFTSLSALCKHQRDHSGLKSLPSLDHSESEETERSSGFRVRLKKLEIRLHRVQIESFKLVLN; encoded by the exons atggagcgagaagtcagcgctctcaggaggccgacaaacctcacagaagaaagagagaaaacatacagctgtgacgagtgtgggaaggattttgcTATGAAGGCTAAACTAAAACAGCATCAGGTCATCCGCACTGGAGAGAggccgttcagctgtgacttgtgtggaaagtctttttccttgAAGGGTCACCTAAAACAACACCAACttatccacagtggagttaaagcgtacacctgtgatcagtgtggcagagcttttaatCGCAGTAGCCActtacagagtcatctagttacccactctggaattaaggcatacagctgtgatgagtgtgggaaggagtTTACTGGGAAGGCATCACTAAAacagcatcaggtcatccacactggagagagaccgttcagctgtgacttgtgtggaaagtctttttccttcAAGGGTTacctaaaaacacaccaactcgtCCACAGTGAAGTTAAAGCGTacacctgtgatcagtgtggcagagcttttaatCGCAGTAGCCACTTACAGAgacatctagttacccactctggaattaaggcatacagctgtgacatctgtggaaaaactttcagccagaGAGGAAACCGAAATgtacacctacgcattcacaccagacatgatgtgtacagctgtgaACAGTGCGGCAAACAGTTTATAACTCACACAGAGTTACAACAACACATGTTTAACCACACTGAGGgacgaccttataaatgtgacctgtgtgagaagacttttaaatctccacattACCTGAGacgacaccaacagatccacaccagaaagagactctacaagtgcagttactgtgag cagagcgacacagaaggatccagttctcaaccctgtcatcactgtggtggtgggaaagagtttCGTTGTGAcctctgtggaaaaactttcagtcagCAAGCCACCCTAAAAAcacatcaacgtagacacactggagacaaactgaaatactgcaaagaatgtgggagaagcttcACCACATCATATAACTTAAAGAAACATGAACTGattcacagtggggttaaaaagcacctctgtgatcagtgtgggtcatccttcaccactgcaggtgagcttaaaacacacaaacgagtccacacaggagagaaaccatacaagtgcagacactgtgacaaaagcttctcacaatcAGGTCATCGTATCAAgcatgaacgtacacacatggaaggaaactacagctgtgaccagtgtgacaagagcttcaggattctcagttcatactctgaacacaaacgatcccacgttactaataaactgtttcactgttaccaatgtgccaaaacattcacctcattgtctgctctgtgcaaacatcagcgtgatcactcagggctgaaatcactcccatcactggatcacagtgaatctgaagagacagaaagatcctctggTTTCAGAGTCAGACTCAAAaagcttgagatcaggctccacagagttcagatagaATCATTTAAACTTGTGTTGAACTGA